One genomic window of Actinomycetota bacterium includes the following:
- a CDS encoding DUF2993 domain-containing protein has translation MRKLLVALAVLLVVYVAADVGARFWAQSWVGGQLQRSLHLSKTASVSFGGVLFIPEVASGHIPSASVHADSFTSGGVHFESATLDLRDIRFSPSQVFLSKHEGSIRARSGSGSVAMTGADITEALRSQGVPVTVRLAGGEVRVSGDSVPGEVAVQPAIENGSLVLRSGGVSVSLKLPEVVPGLTYRGVRIDGDLGELLFTVSNVTFIVPRRS, from the coding sequence ATGCGCAAGCTGCTCGTCGCGCTGGCGGTCCTGCTCGTCGTGTACGTCGCGGCGGACGTCGGTGCCCGGTTCTGGGCCCAGTCTTGGGTGGGCGGGCAGCTCCAGCGCTCGCTGCATCTGTCGAAAACGGCCTCGGTGTCGTTCGGCGGCGTGCTCTTCATCCCCGAGGTCGCGTCCGGCCACATCCCCTCCGCGTCCGTGCACGCGGACTCGTTCACGTCGGGTGGCGTGCACTTCGAGTCGGCCACGCTCGACCTTCGCGACATCCGCTTCTCGCCGAGCCAGGTCTTCCTGTCGAAGCACGAGGGCTCCATCCGGGCCCGTAGCGGCAGCGGATCGGTGGCCATGACCGGGGCCGACATCACCGAGGCGCTTCGCAGCCAAGGGGTGCCGGTGACGGTGCGGCTGGCCGGCGGCGAGGTCCGGGTGTCGGGAGACAGCGTCCCCGGCGAGGTCGCGGTGCAGCCCGCGATCGAGAACGGCTCACTGGTCCTTCGCTCGGGAGGCGTGAGCGTGTCCCTGAAGCTGCCCGAGGTGGTGCCCGGCCTCACCTACCGGGGCGTCCGAATCGACGGCGACCTCGGCGAGCTGCTGTTCACTGTCTCGAACGTGACCTTCATCGTTCCACGGCGCTCCTGA
- a CDS encoding MoaD/ThiS family protein translates to MASVRLFAALRELAGTSTVDVHGDSVQDLVGALSEKYGSRFGEIARAGTVVVDGERASFDRRLEGTEEVALLPPVSGGSGRPRPQRVLLVVNPVARTVSRAKLDVIEKALAADFKLDVDETTGRGHAMELARAAAADGYDLVVVFSGDGTLNEAINGLAGTDAGLGIIPGGATNVLARVLGIPEDPVEATGLLIGWALEGRGRLVPVGNAGGRRFAFACGIGLDALAMARVDEAKAPSKQAYERAALSAVLRSALLSYAGRDPDLTVRVDGGEPVEAISVLIGRSNPYTYYKRWGIKVTPQASLDGGLDVLTARRLARRSALRLIVQLFGSGKHVKRRDMDYVHDATEVEIEGSSPFPLQVDGDYLGTRERLTVTVERDALWIVG, encoded by the coding sequence GTGGCCAGCGTGAGGCTGTTCGCGGCGCTTCGGGAGCTGGCCGGGACCTCGACGGTCGACGTCCACGGCGACAGCGTCCAGGACCTCGTCGGGGCCCTCTCCGAGAAGTACGGGTCGCGGTTCGGCGAGATCGCCCGGGCCGGGACCGTGGTGGTGGACGGCGAGCGAGCCTCGTTCGACCGCCGGCTGGAGGGCACCGAGGAGGTCGCCCTGCTTCCGCCGGTCTCGGGCGGAAGCGGCCGCCCCCGGCCCCAGCGGGTGCTGCTGGTGGTGAACCCGGTGGCCCGGACCGTGTCGCGCGCGAAGCTCGACGTCATCGAGAAGGCCCTGGCCGCGGACTTCAAGCTGGACGTCGACGAGACCACCGGGCGGGGCCACGCCATGGAGCTCGCCCGCGCCGCCGCGGCCGACGGCTATGACCTGGTGGTGGTGTTCTCCGGAGACGGAACGCTGAACGAGGCCATCAACGGGCTGGCCGGAACCGACGCGGGCCTCGGGATCATCCCCGGCGGGGCGACCAACGTCCTGGCCAGGGTCCTGGGCATCCCGGAGGACCCCGTGGAGGCGACGGGCCTGCTCATCGGATGGGCCCTGGAAGGGCGAGGGCGGCTGGTCCCGGTGGGGAACGCGGGCGGACGGCGGTTCGCGTTCGCCTGCGGGATCGGGCTGGACGCCCTGGCCATGGCCCGCGTGGACGAGGCGAAGGCTCCCTCGAAGCAGGCCTACGAGCGGGCGGCGCTCTCCGCGGTGCTCCGCTCGGCGCTGTTGAGCTACGCGGGCCGTGACCCGGATCTGACCGTTCGGGTGGACGGAGGGGAGCCCGTCGAGGCCATCAGCGTGCTGATCGGGCGGAGCAATCCATACACGTACTACAAGCGGTGGGGGATCAAGGTGACACCGCAGGCCTCGCTGGATGGCGGGCTCGACGTGCTGACCGCGCGGCGCCTGGCCAGGCGTTCGGCCCTTCGCCTCATCGTCCAGCTGTTCGGTTCCGGGAAGCACGTCAAGCGCAGGGACATGGACTACGTCCACGACGCGACGGAGGTCGAGATCGAGGGGAGCTCGCCGTTCCCGCTCCAGGTGGACGGCGACTACCTGGGGACCCGGGAGCGGCTCACGGTTACGGTCGAGCGCGACGCGCTCTGGATCGTGGGCTGA
- a CDS encoding lysophospholipase: MPSLSRALSREFTGPAQRFQVTTVDGVTLSGTRVGDAEPAIVLCHGFSGWHRKPRPAQFADALARWFTVYGFDFRGHGESEGVTTFGTLEVDDVAAVVERVRADGHANVATVGGSMGGIAVIRHAALVGGVDAVVAISTPARWDGHRSAAIRRMTWLTGSARGRRLMRAAGVRLPETWERPESPEDLVGKIAPVPLLIVHGRDDHFFDEEEAWRLYRRAGSPKRLLLARPFGHAEDGFTDELAQRVARFIYATWELPWPA; the protein is encoded by the coding sequence ATGCCATCGCTCTCCCGCGCGCTGTCTCGCGAGTTCACGGGCCCCGCGCAACGCTTCCAGGTGACGACGGTCGACGGCGTCACGCTATCCGGCACGCGGGTCGGCGACGCCGAGCCGGCCATCGTGCTCTGCCACGGGTTCTCCGGCTGGCACCGCAAGCCCAGGCCCGCCCAGTTCGCCGACGCGCTGGCCCGGTGGTTCACCGTCTACGGGTTCGACTTCCGCGGACACGGCGAGAGCGAGGGCGTCACCACCTTCGGGACCCTCGAGGTCGACGACGTCGCCGCGGTGGTCGAACGGGTGCGCGCAGACGGCCACGCGAACGTCGCCACCGTGGGCGGCTCGATGGGGGGCATCGCCGTGATCCGCCACGCCGCGCTGGTGGGCGGGGTCGACGCGGTGGTGGCGATCTCCACGCCAGCGCGGTGGGACGGCCACCGTTCCGCGGCGATCCGGCGGATGACCTGGCTCACCGGCTCGGCCCGGGGGCGGCGCCTGATGCGAGCGGCCGGCGTGCGGCTCCCCGAAACGTGGGAGCGCCCGGAGTCGCCGGAGGACCTGGTGGGAAAGATCGCTCCGGTGCCCCTGCTGATCGTCCACGGCCGCGACGACCACTTCTTCGACGAGGAGGAGGCCTGGCGGCTGTATCGCCGGGCGGGCTCGCCGAAGCGGCTGCTGCTGGCCCGGCCCTTCGGCCACGCCGAGGACGGCTTCACCGACGAGCTGGCCCAGCGGGTCGCGCGGTTCATCTACGCCACGTGGGAGCTGCCGTGGCCAGCGTGA
- a CDS encoding BON domain-containing protein, whose product MGTRSSGFDEYSWLGASWAGRPTDGEIRALLVDRLREDPFTRKEAIRVEVLEAVVTMSGEVSSSIARRAADDDAWATPGVFDVNNHLRTRLRPAGHEGPRAA is encoded by the coding sequence ATGGGCACGCGGTCGTCGGGATTCGACGAGTACTCCTGGCTCGGGGCGTCGTGGGCGGGGCGGCCCACGGACGGCGAGATCCGGGCCCTCCTGGTCGACCGGCTGCGCGAGGACCCGTTCACCCGCAAGGAGGCCATCCGGGTCGAGGTCCTGGAGGCCGTGGTCACCATGTCGGGCGAGGTGTCCTCCTCCATCGCCCGGCGCGCGGCCGACGACGACGCCTGGGCCACGCCCGGCGTCTTCGACGTGAACAACCACCTGCGGACGCGCCTTCGTCCGGCCGGGCACGAGGGTCCCCGAGCCGCGTAA
- the sat gene encoding sulfate adenylyltransferase — protein sequence MLEQDTIAPHGGTLVDLLVAGADAESLARDAQHYPKVHVGQRELSDLEMLTVGALSPLTGFQGEKDYRSILETMHLTSGLPWSIPVTLSVDDDEMKRVGRAGAVALVAREGAEPLAVLEVQEAFRRDRETEAQAVFGTEELEHPGVKALHQAGDWCLAGEVKALRLPEHHTFQQYRMTPRETRDAFRERGWKRVVGFQTRNPVHRAHEYIQKCALEIVDGLLLHPLVGATKDDDVPADVRMRCYEILFENYYPKDRAMMSVFPAAMRYAGPKEAIWHAICRKNYGCTHFIVGRDHAGVGSYYGTYDAQKIFESFEPDELGITPLFFEHSFYCLRCEGMASPKTCPHGDDVRVILSGTKVREMLRNGEKPPPEFSRPEVAEILIDAMRA from the coding sequence ATGCTCGAGCAGGACACGATCGCGCCCCACGGCGGAACGCTGGTCGACCTCCTGGTCGCCGGGGCGGACGCCGAATCCCTGGCCCGGGACGCCCAGCACTATCCGAAGGTGCACGTGGGCCAGCGGGAGCTGTCCGACCTGGAGATGCTGACGGTCGGCGCGCTGTCCCCGCTGACCGGCTTCCAGGGCGAGAAGGACTACCGCTCCATCCTGGAGACCATGCACCTGACCTCCGGGCTGCCGTGGTCCATCCCGGTGACGCTCTCGGTCGACGACGATGAGATGAAACGGGTGGGCCGGGCCGGCGCCGTGGCCCTGGTGGCGCGAGAGGGGGCTGAGCCGCTCGCGGTCCTGGAGGTGCAGGAGGCGTTCCGCCGGGACCGGGAGACCGAGGCCCAGGCCGTGTTCGGGACCGAGGAACTCGAACATCCCGGAGTGAAGGCGCTCCACCAGGCCGGGGACTGGTGCCTGGCCGGCGAGGTGAAGGCCCTGCGGCTCCCCGAGCACCACACCTTCCAGCAGTACCGCATGACGCCGCGCGAGACCCGCGACGCCTTCCGGGAGCGGGGGTGGAAACGCGTGGTCGGGTTCCAGACCCGCAACCCCGTGCACCGCGCGCACGAGTACATCCAGAAGTGCGCCCTGGAGATCGTGGACGGGCTCCTGCTGCATCCCTTGGTGGGGGCCACCAAGGACGACGACGTCCCCGCCGATGTCCGGATGCGCTGCTACGAGATCCTGTTCGAGAACTACTACCCGAAGGACCGGGCCATGATGAGCGTGTTCCCGGCGGCCATGCGCTACGCCGGTCCCAAGGAGGCCATCTGGCACGCCATCTGCCGGAAGAACTACGGCTGCACGCACTTCATCGTGGGCCGCGACCACGCCGGCGTGGGCTCGTACTACGGCACGTACGACGCCCAGAAGATCTTCGAGAGCTTCGAGCCGGACGAGCTCGGGATCACGCCGCTGTTCTTCGAGCACTCGTTCTACTGCTTGCGATGCGAGGGAATGGCGTCGCCGAAGACCTGCCCCCACGGCGACGACGTGCGGGTGATCCTGTCGGGAACGAAGGTTCGGGAGATGCTGCGGAACGGCGAGAAGCCGCCGCCGGAGTTCAGCCGGCCGGAGGTCGCGGAGATCCTGATCGACGCCATGCGCGCGTAA
- a CDS encoding phosphoadenylyl-sulfate reductase — protein sequence MHPTLPEELVHTLNQRFERTDPRDILAWLLLDSGLERVAVASSFQAEGTCVMDMAVAIRPDVPVLFLETGFHFAETLAFKEKLSEELGLNVIDLVGEHTVESQAAAFGERLYESDPAACCNLNKVVPFTRALRDHDAWVTALRRDSSPTRVSTPIVEQYELEPGSWMVKVNPLATWTRRDAWAYLAERNLPHNPLYDLGYAQIGCAPCTRMVVPGEHERDGRWDGSQKVECGIHVHEAARQALLAGPRDR from the coding sequence GTGCACCCCACCCTCCCCGAGGAACTCGTCCACACGCTGAACCAGCGATTCGAGCGAACGGATCCGAGAGACATCCTGGCCTGGCTGCTGCTGGACTCCGGCCTGGAGCGCGTGGCCGTGGCGTCGTCGTTCCAGGCCGAGGGGACCTGCGTGATGGACATGGCGGTCGCGATCCGTCCCGACGTCCCGGTGCTGTTCCTGGAGACCGGGTTCCACTTCGCGGAAACCCTGGCCTTCAAGGAGAAGCTCTCCGAGGAGCTCGGGCTGAACGTGATCGACCTGGTCGGCGAGCACACCGTGGAGTCGCAGGCGGCCGCGTTCGGCGAGCGCCTGTACGAGTCCGATCCGGCTGCCTGCTGCAACCTGAACAAGGTCGTCCCGTTCACCCGGGCCCTGCGCGACCACGACGCGTGGGTCACCGCCCTTCGCCGCGACTCCTCCCCCACCCGGGTGTCGACGCCGATCGTCGAGCAGTACGAGCTGGAGCCGGGGAGCTGGATGGTGAAGGTGAACCCGCTGGCCACGTGGACCCGCCGAGACGCCTGGGCCTACCTGGCGGAGCGCAACCTGCCCCATAACCCGCTGTACGACCTCGGATACGCCCAGATCGGCTGCGCGCCGTGCACGCGGATGGTCGTGCCCGGCGAGCACGAGCGAGACGGCCGGTGGGACGGTTCCCAGAAGGTGGAGTGCGGCATCCACGTCCACGAGGCGGCCCGCCAGGCGCTCCTCGCCGGTCCACGCGACCGGTAG
- a CDS encoding AbrB/MazE/SpoVT family DNA-binding domain-containing protein: MRRRLTRIGNSWGLILPREVLELLGIEGNSDVEIELAGNTLLVTPPGSSREEIEAALAYLASKRERAEVYRRLAE, translated from the coding sequence GTGCGACGCCGGCTGACCAGGATCGGGAACTCGTGGGGGCTCATCCTTCCTCGCGAGGTGCTGGAGCTCCTCGGCATAGAGGGCAACTCCGACGTCGAGATCGAACTCGCGGGAAACACGCTGCTGGTGACACCGCCCGGCAGCTCGCGCGAGGAGATCGAGGCGGCACTGGCCTACCTCGCGTCGAAGCGAGAGCGCGCCGAGGTCTATCGTCGCCTTGCCGAGTAG
- the glnA gene encoding type I glutamate--ammonia ligase, protein MTTPKDVLSMAKEAGAQIVDLRFCDLPGLMQHFSIPFSALDEEGFEIGFGFDGSSIRGFQEIQESDMLLLPDSEAAYMDPFLEHPTLVVHCFVKDPVTGEMYSRDPRYIAKKAELYLKQTGIAETSYWGPECEFYIFDSIRFDQNQHEGYYHIDAIEGVWNSGKDEPGGNKGYKPRYKEGYFPLPPMDHYQDLRSEMLLKLQEVGITVEVQHHEVGTAGQAEIDIRYDTLLRTADNVMKYKYVVKNTARQRGKTVTFMPKPIFQDNGSGMHTHQSLWKEGENLFWDEVGYAGISDMARWYIGGLLTHAPALLAFAAPTTNSYRRLVPGYEAPINLVYSQRNRSACVRIPVYFKTPAAKRLEFRSPDPSCNPYLAFAAMLQAGLDGVKNKIEPPDPIDKDLYDLPPEEAGQVRQVPGSLEEVLDALEADHQFLLEGGVFTQDVIDTWIEYKRKNELDQVRLRPHPWEFSLYFDI, encoded by the coding sequence ATGACCACGCCCAAGGACGTCCTGAGCATGGCCAAGGAGGCCGGAGCTCAGATCGTCGACCTGCGGTTCTGCGACCTTCCCGGCCTCATGCAGCACTTCTCCATCCCGTTCTCCGCGCTGGACGAGGAGGGATTCGAGATCGGGTTCGGCTTCGACGGCTCCTCCATCCGCGGCTTCCAGGAGATCCAGGAGTCCGACATGCTGCTGCTGCCGGACTCCGAGGCCGCCTACATGGATCCCTTCCTGGAGCACCCCACGCTGGTCGTGCACTGCTTCGTGAAGGACCCGGTGACGGGCGAGATGTACTCGCGGGACCCCCGCTACATCGCCAAGAAGGCCGAGCTGTACCTGAAGCAGACCGGGATCGCGGAGACGAGCTACTGGGGACCGGAGTGCGAGTTCTACATCTTCGACTCGATCCGGTTCGACCAGAACCAGCACGAGGGCTACTACCACATCGACGCCATCGAGGGCGTGTGGAACTCGGGGAAGGACGAGCCCGGCGGCAACAAGGGCTACAAGCCCCGGTACAAGGAGGGGTACTTCCCGCTTCCGCCCATGGACCACTACCAGGACCTCCGCAGCGAGATGCTGTTGAAGCTCCAGGAGGTCGGGATCACCGTGGAGGTCCAGCACCACGAGGTCGGCACGGCCGGGCAGGCCGAGATCGACATCCGCTACGACACGCTGCTGCGGACCGCCGACAACGTCATGAAGTACAAGTACGTGGTCAAGAACACGGCCCGCCAGCGCGGCAAGACCGTGACCTTCATGCCCAAGCCGATCTTCCAGGACAACGGCTCCGGGATGCACACGCACCAGAGCCTGTGGAAGGAAGGCGAGAACCTGTTCTGGGACGAGGTCGGCTACGCCGGGATCAGCGACATGGCCCGGTGGTACATCGGCGGGCTGCTCACCCACGCCCCGGCCCTGCTGGCGTTCGCGGCGCCCACGACGAACTCCTACCGGCGGCTGGTCCCGGGCTACGAAGCGCCGATCAACCTGGTGTACTCGCAGCGCAACCGATCGGCCTGCGTGCGGATCCCCGTGTACTTCAAGACGCCGGCGGCGAAGCGCCTCGAGTTCCGCTCGCCGGACCCGTCGTGCAACCCGTACCTGGCGTTCGCGGCGATGCTCCAGGCCGGGCTGGACGGGGTGAAGAACAAGATCGAGCCGCCCGACCCCATCGACAAGGACCTGTACGACCTCCCGCCCGAGGAGGCGGGGCAGGTCAGGCAGGTGCCGGGGTCGCTCGAGGAGGTGCTGGACGCCCTGGAGGCCGACCACCAGTTCCTGCTGGAAGGCGGCGTGTTCACCCAGGACGTCATCGACACCTGGATCGAGTACAAGCGCAAGAACGAGCTGGACCAGGTGCGGCTTCGCCCACACCCCTGGGAGTTCTCGCTTTACTTCGACATCTAG
- a CDS encoding type II toxin-antitoxin system death-on-curing family toxin has translation MPSRFLSKRFVLAMHRDLIDSFGGAHGLRDEAALESALAQPAATFGERMLHPTVLDQAAAYLFHLCTAHAFADGNKRVAFAAMDVFLRLNGYRLVLSGDDAYELTMGVARGEVGGGAIVKSIEERVVSA, from the coding sequence TTGCCGAGTAGGTTCCTCTCCAAGCGGTTCGTCCTCGCGATGCACCGAGACCTGATCGACTCGTTCGGAGGTGCGCACGGGCTCCGGGACGAGGCCGCCCTCGAGTCCGCGCTCGCCCAGCCCGCGGCCACCTTCGGCGAGCGAATGCTCCATCCCACGGTCCTCGACCAGGCGGCCGCGTACCTCTTCCATCTGTGCACGGCCCACGCCTTCGCGGACGGGAACAAACGCGTGGCCTTCGCTGCCATGGACGTTTTCCTCAGGCTGAACGGCTACCGCCTCGTTCTCTCCGGCGACGATGCCTACGAGCTCACGATGGGCGTCGCTCGTGGCGAGGTCGGGGGGGGCGCCATCGTGAAGTCGATCGAGGAGCGCGTCGTTTCAGCATGA
- a CDS encoding FHA domain-containing protein, with product MDESKTFVSAPKLWLTVQSGEHRGTTVEVSGDEFVIGRGTSCDLVLDDPKASRAHAKVSLRGRRPTLQDLDSANGTFVNGHRVRAPLGFSTADPQGKVELTGDEVVQIGDTLMTVSLVDPDLIALIRKERGDRPEPEPQE from the coding sequence GTGGACGAGTCGAAGACGTTCGTGTCGGCGCCGAAGCTGTGGCTCACCGTACAGTCGGGCGAGCATCGTGGGACCACGGTCGAGGTCTCGGGCGACGAGTTCGTGATCGGCCGGGGAACCTCGTGCGACCTGGTCCTGGACGACCCCAAGGCCTCCCGCGCCCACGCCAAGGTGAGCCTGCGGGGGCGCCGCCCCACACTTCAGGACCTGGACTCGGCCAACGGCACGTTCGTGAACGGGCACCGGGTCCGGGCGCCGCTGGGGTTCTCCACGGCCGACCCCCAGGGCAAGGTGGAGCTCACCGGGGACGAGGTGGTGCAGATCGGGGACACCCTGATGACCGTGAGCCTGGTGGACCCCGACCTGATCGCGCTGATCCGCAAGGAACGCGGCGACCGCCCCGAACCCGAGCCTCAGGAGTAG